The following proteins are encoded in a genomic region of Diabrotica virgifera virgifera chromosome 1, PGI_DIABVI_V3a:
- the LOC114344652 gene encoding uncharacterized protein LOC114344652 isoform X11, with amino-acid sequence MAYRPRSMQESTQEYSVETTTYETYEYETTFSVSETSKLDHFVLPPRTTILALSQSGGDKEEDKKYVVTNHGKADLFVEVVHLNNQDDAPQWFVVQPDQTTEIAIEDSLEQSVLKVSNNSYDQEVSFSAEGGLVIDDLENNIEELLDSDETEVEIVVLENFSLSPRTAVTVLSQNVEGSDEHPGKYTVTNLGKAAFDIELKRTSPVQTLELHRKTVEPNTSESFELTAQFQSTVLEVINTSHTEDAVFRAEGGDVIEDLEDLVRNIDEQKETVVTHILTTLESFHLVSRSSVTALMYDPNDVTLSEHHNFTVTNNGQSEIEVEVTYTDSDDRSNDQYRLVKPNETVVIEHNKDAGVALLNILNRHYTEVAIITATGGRVVRDIERKIKQLVSDEHSVMLVNNFHLAPASSVVVMHQVGRYRRRPMYPAGHRKPQHVMVRRPQYHPGRRPACKPAVARPCKPAGSPTGPGRRPFRRPACRPMIRPGHLPGQGGHPAQGGHRPAQGGHHPAQQQHHPAQQQHHPAQQQHHQGQQQHHQGQQQHHPAQQNRPQVGQCRPMRRPRVVMRPAMLRKPIVHDRYTVVNHGTHAFTAQIVHINGRNQEVVRTQVVQPNETQVLLLEGLNGSSLKIVNENETDYAIFSVEGGEVVYGFRYMVRPLRRRPGARRMFWGF; translated from the exons ATGGCATACCGACCACGAT CCATGCAAGAGAGCACCCAAGAATATTCAGTGGAGACGACGACATATGAAACATACGAATATGAAACCACTTTCTCTGTTTCGGAGACATCGAAACTAGATCATTTCGTTTTACCTCCTAGAACTACGATCTTAGCATTGTCTCAGAGCGGAGGAGATAAGGAAGAAGACAAAAAGTATGTCGTCACCAATCACGGAAAAGCTGATCTTTTTGTTGAG gTAGTACACCTCAATAACCAAGATGATGCTCCACAATGGTTTGTGGTCCAGCCAGACCAAACCACTGAGATAGCTATTGAGGACAGTCTTGAACAAAGCGTGTTGAAAGTGAGCAACAACAGTTACGACCAGGAGGTATCATTTTCTGCTGAAGGTGGTCTCGTTATTGACGACTTGGAAAACAACATTGAAGAACTTCTAGACTCAGACGAAACAGAAGTTGAAATAGTCGTTCTGGAAAACTTTTCTTTAAGCCCAAGAACTGCTGTCACTGTTTTGAGTCAAAATGTTGAAGGAAGCGATGAACATCCTGGAAAGTACACTGTAACTAACCTTGGTAAAGCTGCTTTCGATATTGAG TTGAAGCGTACTTCACCAGTTCAAACTCTAGAACTCCACCGCAAAACCGTTGAGCCTAATACATCTGAGTCTTTTGAACTCACAGCTCAATTCCAATCTACCGTTTTGGAAGTTATCAACACAAGCCACACTGAAGATGCAGTTTTTAGAGCTGAAGGAGGAGATGTTATTGAAGATCTTGAGGATTTAGTTAGAAATATTGATGAGCAAAAAGAAACTGTTGTTACTCATATTCTAACAACTTTGGAGAGCTTCCATTTAGTCTCACGTTCGTCCGTCACTGCTTTGATGTATGATCCTAATGATGTTACCCTTTCCGAACATCATAACTTCACTGTTACCAACAATGGACAATCTGAAATAGAAGTTGAg GTTACATACACTGACAGCGATGACCGTTCCAATGATCAGTACAGGTTAGTTAAACCAAATGAAACTGTAGTAATTGAGCATAACAAAGACGCTGGAGTAGCTCTATTAAATATATTGAACAGACATTACACAGAAGTCGCTATTATCACAG CCACCGGTGGAAGAGTAGTTCGAGACATTGAAAGAAAAATCAAACAACTAGTATCTGATGAACATTCAGTAATGCTGGTGAATAATTTCCATCTAGCACCTGCATCATCTGTAGTTGTCATGCATCAAGTTGGTAGATATAGACGAAGACCCATGTACCCTGCTGGACATCGCAAACCTCAACATGTTATGGTTCGTAGACCTCAATACCATCCTGGACGTAGACCAGCATGTAAACCAGCAGTAGCCCGTCCTTGTAAACCAGCAGGTAGCCCAACAGGCCCAGGACGTCGTCCATTCCGTCGTCCAGCTTGTAGGCCAATGATACGACCAGGCCATCTTCCTGGTCAAGGTGGACATCCTGCTCAAGGTGGCCATCGTCCAGCCCAAGGTGGTCATCATCCAGCTCAACAACAGCACCACCCAGCTCAACAACAGCACCATCCAGCTCAACAACAGCACCATCAAGGTCAACAACAGCACCATCAAGGTCAACAACAGCACCATCCAGCTCAACAAAATAGACCTCAAGTTGGACAATGTAGACCAATGCGCAGACCAAGAGTGGTTATGCGTCCCGCTATGCTACGTAAACCCATTGTTCATGATAGATACACCGTTGTTAATCATGGAACTCATGCTTTTACCGCTCAG ATCGTTCATATTAATGGAAGAAACCAAGAGGTGGTCCGCACTCAAGTCGTCCAACCCAACGAAACCCAAGTGCTTTTACTTGAAGGCTTAAATGGATCATCTTTGAAAATCGTCAACGAAAACGAGACTGACTACGCTATCTTCTCAGTTGAAGGAGGTGAAGTAGTTTATGGATTCAGATATATGGTAAGACCACTACGTCGCCGTCCTGGTGCAAGAAGAATGTTCTGGGGATTTTAA